One Triticum dicoccoides isolate Atlit2015 ecotype Zavitan chromosome 5B, WEW_v2.0, whole genome shotgun sequence genomic window carries:
- the LOC119312842 gene encoding uncharacterized protein At4g15970-like — protein MGKVVVAEATARQVASFVLGAAAALTVVMLVQYRAPAAGLSRARTPGHFSGLRLSSDEQHHRRNGTAAARAVVHHRAPPVAGSAARDDDRRRPANATTVTKPNSTSTSHLPSTHRHEEKGGKEESAEFRGLAAAVARAAMDDRTVIITCVNQAWAAPGSLLDLFLESFRIGDGTARLLPHVLVVAMDPGAHARCLAVHRHCYHYTIPGLNIDFAAHKYFLSKDYLELVWSKLKLQRRILELGYGFLFTDVDIVWLRDPFKHVTAYADMTVSSDVYFGDPDHLGNFPNTGFFHVKPNARTIAMTKLWHGGRGKYPGANEQPVFNMMKKQMVAELGLRVQYLNPAYVGGFCSYGKDLGKIVTMHANCCVGIGNKIRDLKGVLGDWRNYTRMPPWERHRAKWTVPGACIRAEKQV, from the exons ATGGGGAAGGTGGTCGTCGCGGAGGCCACGGCGCGGCAGGTGGCGTCCTTCGTCCTCGGCGCCGCCGCGGCGCTCACCGTCGTCATGCTCGTCCAGTACCGGGCGCCGGCCGCCGGGCTCAGCCGCGCCAGGACGCCGGGCCACTTCTCCGGCTTGAGGTTATCATCCGACGAACAGCACCACCGCCGTAACGGGACGGCAGCAGCGCGCGCCGTTGTGCATCATCGGGCGCCACCGGTCGCCGGCAGTGCTGCCCGAGACGACGATCGTCGCCGTCCGGCGAACGCCACAACAGTCACAAAGCCCAATTCTACCTCCACAAGTCATCTTCCCAGCACGCATCGCCATGAAGAAAAG GGAGGGAAGGAGGAGTCGGCGGAGTTCcgggggctggcggcggcggtggcacgcGCGGCGATGGACGACCGGACGGTGATCATCACGTGCGTGAACCAGGCGTGGGCGGCGCCGGGCTCCCTGCTGGACCTGTTCCTGGAGAGCTTCCGCATCGGCGACGGCACGGCGCGGCTCCTCCCACACGTGCTCGTCGTGGCCATGGACCCCGGCGCCCACGCGCGGTGCCTCGCCGTGCACCGGCACTGCTACCACTACACCATCCCGGGGCTCAACATCGACTTCGCCGCCCACAAGTACTTCCTCTCCAAGGACTACCTGGAGCTGGTGTGGAGCAAGCTGAAGCTGCAGCGCCGCATCCTGGAGCTCGGCTACGGCTTCCTCTTCACCGACGTCGACATCGTGTGGCTGCGCGACCCGTTCAAGCACGTGACGGCGTACGCCGACATGACGGTCTCCAGCGACGTCTACTTCGGCGACCCCGACCACCTGGGCAACTTCCCCAACACGGGGTTCTTCCACGTGAAGCCCAACGCGCGGACCATCGCCATGACGAAGCTGTGGCACGGCGGTAGGGGCAAGTACCCCGGCGCCAACGAGCAGCCGGTGTTCAACATGATGAAGAAGCAGATGGTGGCGGAGCTCGGGCTCCGGGTGCAGTACCTCAACCCGGCCTACGTCGGCGGGTTCTGCAGCTACGGGAAGGATTTGGGGAAGATTGTCACCATGCACGCGAACTGCTGCGTGGGGATTGGGAACAAGATTAGGGATTTGAAGGGCGTGCTGGGTGATTGGAGGAACTATACCAGGATGCCGCCGTGGGAGAGGCACCGGGCCAAGTGGACCGTGCCCGGCGCCTGCATTCGAGCGGAAAAACAAGTTTGA